In Melitaea cinxia chromosome 29, ilMelCinx1.1, whole genome shotgun sequence, the genomic stretch ACacgtataataatttaaagaatacttACGTTTATCTGGctggattaaaaaaatataataacgcaCTAGTTTAACTTGTACTTAATTCATAACTTTTGTATATGATTTtgattataaacttaaaatattgagaaatatttacaagaaaactgacaacagccacaaaccgaTGATCGAATTTTTGACTGCAGGAAGACGATATTAGATTTTAGGGCTGCCCACTGCGGCCATTTTAGGGCTACCATATTTCCTCACTTTAAAGTTTTTGTGTAATCAGTGTGTTAATTACTTTCTTCATAAGCAGTAATTGATTAAGTGGCATCTTTATATGATAAAACTCGcgtgatttaaaaattaaatatttcaagatcaatattaaaaaagttttaagagttttaaaaacttaaatggaACGCAATAATAGGGTAAGTTACTCATTATGGTAACATCAATAACACTCCTTTTCTAAAACGTAATGTTTGAAGTATACTCAATATGAACTTGAAGTTTAAATAGAAcgcaagaaataataaaaattataacttacttAAGATgatcatataaattaaattagtagAATATATTTCCTTTTGGTAtcaatttataaattctttaaacctaataCAACTATAAGTGCATACTTCAAGTTATGAAGTTACTTAGACTACGTAATTAGGAAcgtacatttatttacatttttcatCATATAGTATAGAAGTCACTCTGAAATcggaataaaacaaaaaaaaaatggcagcAACTATACCAAAGTCTCAAATCCTATCACTTTATAAATCACTTTTAAAGGAAAGTCACAAGTTTGCAAACTATAACtttaggtaaattattttaatgtaaaaaataaaatatctttattacataaccttaaatttttttcttaattatgtgTGTTTATTGAATGTTTCAACTCTGTAATTTAAccacattattataaaaacaaatttaattgattaaatagatatagatatactatactttttatgatgtaaaacataattaagtatttcatatattttttagatcGTATGCCTTAAGAAGAGTAAGAGACGCTTTCAAAGAAAACAAGTCGTTATCAGATCCgaaatcgataaaaaaagaGTTTGAGTACGGTAAAAATAATCTGGAAATCATCAAACGTCAGGTAAACTCAACCATTTTTCGCAATTTGATATTCAAACAGGCAAAATTTTCATCATATTTCTTTACGTATTTCAACATAACAATACTTATTGAGCAATCTTTCAAATGCTGTCTagttactaattaaaattgagtctaaattcatattatttctttttgtattgtattgtattgtattaggGAATGTTACTATGTACCATCCACCTGTTTAAACTTATGCTATGACGATTATTTGaaacactttatttatttattacaagattagctgtgccccgcgattTCACCTGCTTTAATTTGAGAGAAATGCTTACTAAAatacacacatgagttcactccatttgtggcacaaacttgtggaggcctatgtccagcagtggactgcgataggctgaaatgatgatgatgatgatgatctatttattttttaaataatatttttattttatttactcattaaataattacaatattgtacatattttggtttaggtttaaagaaatttatttctcataagaatttaacattcacttaaaatgagatacaatgacatttttatacattttcaagAATACAGTTGTAACATCTGGGCCGTTGAAATCCTTTCTTATTTACTATATTGAggatataatatgatttttaaccgacttcaaaaaaaggaggaggttactcaattcgaccgtatatatgtttttttttatctatgttcggggataactttgtcgtttatgaaccgattttgataattctttttttgttggaaagtagatatccctagtttggtaccatgataaggaaaccagtatctaatgatgggatcccagagaaattgagggaaactctctaaaattcgcataactttttacgggatgtaccgattttgatgattgttaatttaatcgaaagccgatgtttattatgtggtcacatttaaattttattgatatctgaATACAATTTTTGGACTAATCTTTGATatttcgtatttacttgactattttttcatctacctacgtcgtataacttgtcgatataattgaaatcggtttttcttcgtttgcctgcaaacacaattatttagtttggttttaaatatgtttatactaTCACATAGTTTAATACATCTGGTAGGTTATTAAACAGCTGTAGTCCTTCAAACAGAATTGTTTTTTTACCATAATTAGTTCTTACATTATCAATATGaagtttatatttgtttcttaaattcGAAATAAGCGATCTCTCATAAATACTCATTTCCGACTGCACGGAACCtgatttaatttctttaattagAATGCATGTATTGTATGTGTAAAGTTgtgatatattcattattttttaaccgacttccaaaaaaggaggaggttctcaatttgactgtattttttattttttttttatgtatgttacatcagaacttttgactcggtggagcgatttcgacaaattttcttttaatcgaaaggtggtgtgtgccaattggtcccatttcaatttatttgagatctaacaactacttttcgagttatatctaataatgcgtttttacttgacgcttttttcgtcgacctacgttgtattatactgcataactttctactggatgtaccgattttgataattctttttttgttggaaaggaaaccaagatctgatgatgggatcccagagaaatcgaaggaaactctcgaaaatccgcataactttttactgggtgtaccgattttgataatttttaatttaatcgaaagctgatgtttatcatgtggtcacatataaattttatcgagatctgataactactttttgagtaatctttgataacgcgtaattacttgactattttttcgtcgatctacgttgtgttactcgtcgatgtaattgaagtcggttttttttcgtttgcgagcaaacacaattacaaaaaaaaaaaactgagtttCAATTAATTAGAGTCGAAAACCCGCTGACAGACAAACGGAACTTGATAAATATCCCGTTtgaggatctgatgatgggatcccagagaaatcgagggaacttcttgaaaatccgcaataactttttattaggtttaccgattttaatgatttttaattgaatcgaaagccgaagtttatcatgtggtcacatttaaatttcatcgagatctgatcactactttttgagtaatctttgataatgcgttgtttgaTAACGTGTTGTTGTTGCGTGTTTTGATAATGATGttgttgcttgactattttttcgtcgatctacattgtattacttgtcgatgtaattgaagtcggttttttttttcgtttgcgagcaaacacaattatgtgttaTTATAAAGTTGTGTCGATGGAGTAAAATAGTGATAGTTATACAGAATTTTAATTATCCTATTTTGTATTCTTTGTAAAGTATTTTTCTCCCCGTGTAGGGACGGGCAGTAGAATACGATTTCCTACGGCCCGGCAAGAAGGCCTGTCGTAAGAGCCGACAAAATTCTTGAGGTGGTAGGCTTCGGCCGTGGCTTAATTACCACCCTCTGGGTAAAGTCGCGCTGCCAAACGGTAATCGCCGTGTTCCGGGAGCGGGTCCCAGAGCAGCCATTTGGGGGATGTGTCTGGGTAGTTGTGGCACTCTATGTGACCGATTCTGTCTGCTCATCACTGCCGCATCGGGTGCCTGGCTTCGAAGGGTAGCGGGATTCGAGGTACGGTGCCGCCGCTGGCCGACCGTAGGAAGTTGGGGGCCCAAGTAGCAGGATAGCCACCTGTGAAAGGTTGCCCCGCCACCTGACGAAAAATCCCAGAATGATCTACCTTGCCGGTTGGTGACCAGAAGGGAAGACCAGGTAGCCATTCTGGGGAGGCTCGGGCGTCCCCGCGGTCTCCGCGTCAGGCTCCCTCCGTGCGGCGGTGTTGAGTCTGACACCTGATAGGTAGGATGCCGCCTCGTCCAGTTCGCGTTCCCCAGCACCTATTCACTCCCCATGAAAGCacacaagaataaaaaaaggtatacaCAGCGGCTGCATGTCCTCCCACTGAAAGTGCACCTCTCTAACATCCGAGGTCTGCACTCCAATCTCGAATCTGTCCACCACCACCTAGAAACAGAAAAACCGCAGCTGCTGTTCCTCACTGAGACGCAGATCAGATGTCCGGCTGACACGGCGTACCTCAGCTACCCCGGGTATTCTCTGGAGCACAGGTTCATACCTCGTGCCGGAGTCTGTGTGTACGTCCGTGATGACATTTGCATCAAGCGTCTTAAGCACCTTGAGACATCCAGTTACTCCATCCTATGGGTTCTGGTGGACACaggacaggagaaaatcctgtaTGCCTGTGACTACCGTTCGCACAGTGGAGACGTGGAGACAACTCAGTTATGTGACCATCTTACCCTAACGGTGGATAAGGCTCGAGAGCGTTACCCTTCGGCACAGTTAGTCATCCTGGGGGACTTTAACGCCCACCACCAGGAGTGGCTGTACCAGGTGACCGACCATGCTGGGAGAGAAGTGCGTAAACTAGCCTTGACGCTGGACCTCACCCAGCTTGTAAATTGTGCTACCAGGGTACCAGACGTAGACTCTCATACCGCCAACTGCTTAgacctatttttaacaactgatcCAGACAGTTACTCAATAACAGTTTCTGCACCACTGGGTACTTCTGACCACTGTCTGGTAAAATCAATATCCGTCTGTTCCCTACCCGAAGAATCCCCATGTGGCCCAAGACGGGTGTGGCGATATAAGGCCGCGGATTTGGATGAGATGCGTCACTTTTTCTCGTCCTATCCTTGGCGAGAGGCATGCTTTTCTTCTGATGATCCGTCGAGCTGCGCTGAAGCCATTACCGCGGTTATTCGCCAgggtatggaatattttataccatactcTGACGTAGCGACGAATGGAAAAGCTCGCCCATGGTTTGATGCGGACTGCTATCGTGCAGAAGAACAAGAAGGTAACGATCTCCTCAGCGACCGGCAGTACGGTTTCCGCCAGCACCGTTCGACTGGGGACCTTCTAGTGTATGCCACACATATATGGAGTGAGGCCATTGACAAACACGGCGAAGCACTAGCCGTgtctctcgatatctcgaaggcctttgacagggtttggcacgcgagcCTTATAAGCAAGCTTTCTTCATATGGTATTCCACCTAGCCTTTGCACTTGGgtttctgacttcctgagcgaacgttcaatacaagttgtccttgacgagtactcgtcggaccaaaaggctatcgacgccggtgttcctcagggatcagtcttATCCGCTACCCTATTCCTgctgcatattaacgatctgCTCATCaccggtacctttgggtacgctGATGACAGCACAGTAACAGACAGATACTTTTCGAGTGCAAGGGCTAGTATGGATATTTtccagtcttgtcgagaggatatggtcagccgcttgaacgtcgccctccaggcagtctccgaatggggcgatgccaatctggtcacgttcaacgctacaaaaacacagacgtgtgtgttctcctctaaacggagccctttacacctggTTCCGACTTTCTgggatgtttctgtggaaattaccgaatccctacagctcctcggtgtagagctaacgtccaatctgaactttgggcaacacatcgagtccaaagcaaaaactgcagcaaaaaaaactaggtattctctctaaggtcaggcgttacttcactccagaacagtTGCTTCAactatatcaagcacaagttcggtcttgtatggagtagTTGTTAGTAGAGGAGTTGTATGGATGGATCCGCCAAAgaccaactggcaactttggactcggtggaaaaacgagctaagagactcataggtgaccctactctgacagacactaAGTttcagagtctcgatcatcggcgtagggtagctcgttTGTCGGTGTTCTAAGGAATATATTTCGGttagtgtgcgaaggaattgcacgatctaattcccccaacaaccttccgccatcgggacactaggcgcggtcgatcgttccatccttatgtcatcgatatacacacctacgcgcacaaaacgctttggcactactttcctgatgcgcacagctaaggaatggaactcgttgcccgcgtctgtgtttcccaaatgatacaatctgggtgccttcaaggccagagtgaataggctgttattaggcaggcatgctccaccttcgaccgcatcgtc encodes the following:
- the LOC123667947 gene encoding LYR motif-containing protein 4B; its protein translation is MAATIPKSQILSLYKSLLKESHKFANYNFRSYALRRVRDAFKENKSLSDPKSIKKEFEYGKNNLEIIKRQVVIGDMYRTEKLVIENL